The Anaeromusa acidaminophila DSM 3853 genome includes a region encoding these proteins:
- a CDS encoding phage terminase small subunit P27 family: MAQRGRKPKPTAMKVLEGNPGGRPLNKNEPKPDKKAPRCPAWLEEEAKKEWKRMGKTLEQLGLLTEMDMAAFAGYCQAYARWKEAEEFISQHGTMIRTPNGYLQQVPQVSIAQTNLKIMLKFCEQFGLTPSARSRIATESSPQEADPMELILLHGGKSHV, encoded by the coding sequence ATGGCGCAACGAGGAAGAAAGCCAAAACCAACCGCGATGAAAGTGCTAGAAGGCAATCCAGGCGGCAGACCGCTCAATAAAAATGAACCCAAGCCAGATAAAAAAGCCCCTCGCTGTCCGGCTTGGCTAGAAGAGGAAGCAAAAAAAGAATGGAAACGTATGGGGAAAACACTAGAGCAGTTAGGTCTATTAACTGAAATGGATATGGCAGCGTTTGCTGGGTATTGCCAAGCCTATGCTAGGTGGAAGGAAGCCGAAGAGTTTATTAGTCAGCATGGTACCATGATTCGTACGCCAAACGGATATTTGCAGCAGGTGCCACAGGTATCGATTGCACAAACAAATTTAAAAATTATGCTCAAGTTCTGTGAGCAGTTTGGGCTGACTCCGTCGGCACGGAGCCGGATTGCTACCGAAAGTAGTCCGCAGGAAGCAGACCCAATGGAGCTTATTTTGCTGCATGGAGGAAAAAGCCATGTATGA
- a CDS encoding DUF4314 domain-containing protein: MFIKREIVERLRKQYPAGTRVELIRMEDEQAPPIGTRGTVVGVDDMGSIMVAWDSGGSLSVLYGEDLCRKIENK; this comes from the coding sequence ATGTTTATTAAGCGAGAAATAGTCGAGCGCCTACGCAAACAATACCCCGCCGGCACCAGAGTGGAGCTTATCCGTATGGAGGATGAACAAGCGCCGCCCATCGGTACTAGAGGCACGGTGGTTGGTGTTGATGATATGGGAAGTATTATGGTTGCTTGGGATAGTGGAGGGAGTTTGAGTGTACTTTATGGTGAGGATTTATGCCGTAAAATTGAAAATAAGTAA
- a CDS encoding terminase large subunit, producing MYDENKAQRTVQFINCLKHTKGQWRGVPFELLPWQDKIICDIFGTVKESGYRQYNTAYIEIPKKNGKSELAAAVALYMTCGDSEWGAEVYGCASDRQQASIVFDVAVDMVDQCPALKKRIKPIMSVKRLVYQPTNSFYQVLSAEAYTKHGLNVHAVVFDELHAQPNRNLYDVMTKGSGDARTQPLFFLITTAGNDRNSICYEVHQKAKDVLKGKKIDKTFYSAIYGMEDNDDWGKEENWYKANPSLGHTIDIEKVRAAFQSAKENLAEENLFRQLRLNQWVKQSIRWMQMDRWDECAFPTELDMLSGRECYGGLDLSSTTDITAFVLVFPPRDEEEKFIVLPYFWIPADNLATRVRRDHVPYDIWDQQGYIKTTEGNVVHYGFIEAFIEELNTAYNIKEIAFDRWGAVQMVQNLEGMGFTVVPFGQGYKDMSPASKELMKLVLEKKVSHGGNPVLRWMMDNIYVKTDPAGNIKPDKEKSTDRIDGAVALIMALDRAIRNGGYSGSVYDQRGILVL from the coding sequence ATGTATGATGAAAATAAGGCGCAGCGTACTGTTCAGTTTATTAATTGCTTAAAACACACCAAGGGACAGTGGCGAGGAGTTCCTTTTGAGCTTTTACCCTGGCAGGATAAAATAATCTGCGATATTTTTGGAACCGTGAAAGAAAGTGGTTATCGGCAATATAACACGGCTTACATTGAAATTCCAAAGAAAAACGGTAAAAGTGAATTGGCGGCGGCAGTTGCCCTATATATGACATGCGGTGATAGTGAGTGGGGTGCAGAAGTGTATGGCTGTGCTTCTGATCGCCAACAGGCATCCATTGTATTTGATGTAGCAGTGGATATGGTTGATCAATGTCCGGCACTTAAAAAAAGGATTAAACCGATTATGTCAGTAAAACGACTTGTGTATCAGCCAACCAACAGTTTTTATCAAGTTCTATCCGCAGAAGCTTATACTAAGCATGGACTGAATGTGCATGCGGTGGTATTTGATGAACTACACGCACAGCCAAACCGCAATCTCTATGATGTTATGACCAAAGGCTCCGGTGATGCGAGAACACAGCCACTATTTTTTCTTATTACTACTGCTGGCAATGACCGTAATTCAATTTGTTATGAAGTACATCAAAAAGCAAAAGATGTTTTAAAAGGTAAAAAAATTGACAAAACCTTTTATTCGGCTATTTATGGCATGGAAGATAACGATGACTGGGGCAAGGAAGAAAACTGGTATAAGGCAAATCCATCCCTTGGACATACCATTGATATAGAAAAAGTTAGAGCTGCTTTTCAGAGCGCCAAAGAGAATTTGGCAGAAGAAAATTTATTTCGTCAATTGCGGCTGAACCAGTGGGTCAAACAATCAATACGCTGGATGCAGATGGATCGTTGGGATGAATGTGCGTTTCCGACAGAACTCGATATGTTGAGTGGCAGAGAGTGTTATGGGGGCTTGGATTTATCTAGCACTACAGATATTACTGCGTTTGTTTTAGTGTTTCCACCACGAGATGAGGAAGAAAAATTTATTGTGTTACCATACTTTTGGATTCCGGCAGATAACCTTGCAACAAGAGTGAGGCGTGATCATGTGCCATATGATATTTGGGATCAGCAGGGGTATATCAAAACCACAGAAGGGAATGTAGTACATTATGGATTTATCGAAGCGTTTATTGAGGAACTCAATACTGCGTACAACATCAAAGAAATTGCTTTTGATAGATGGGGCGCCGTCCAAATGGTGCAGAATCTTGAAGGTATGGGGTTTACGGTGGTACCTTTTGGACAAGGTTATAAGGATATGTCGCCAGCTTCTAAGGAACTAATGAAACTAGTATTAGAAAAGAAAGTGTCACATGGTGGCAATCCAGTGCTACGGTGGATGATGGATAACATTTATGTGAAGACCGATCCGGCTGGCAATATTAAACCGGACAAAGAAAAAAGCACCGATCGTATTGACGGTGCTGTTGCACTTATAATGGCGTTGGATCGAGCTATTCGGAATGGCGGTTATAGTGGTAGCGTATACGATCAACGGGGGATTTTGGTATTATAA